The following proteins are encoded in a genomic region of Poecilia reticulata strain Guanapo linkage group LG11, Guppy_female_1.0+MT, whole genome shotgun sequence:
- the ptdss1b gene encoding LOW QUALITY PROTEIN: phosphatidylserine synthase 1 (The sequence of the model RefSeq protein was modified relative to this genomic sequence to represent the inferred CDS: inserted 2 bases in 1 codon), producing MVTTGARPSFKNEKSKLHFRMINEQQVDDICIHFFYKPHTISLLTVTLLSLMYFVFTRDDKNQDNNIRVGVLVVVCFFMVVSVLAFPNGPFIRPHPAIWRMVFGESXNIFFRYKSFLILDSHQILLSLTGLSVLYFLFLVFLLFLNWKQVKTLMYWLDPNLRFAKREVDTMVYATNCSDITWNRIMSQVDIFAFAHFAGWAMKALLIRSYFLCWTISITWELTELFFMHLLPNFAECWWDQLILDILLCNGGGIWLGMTACHSLEMRSYRWASIKKIHSTTGKLKRAVLQFTPASWTFVRWFDPNSSFQRLAGIYLFMILWQLTELNAFFLKHIFVFPVSHPFSWCRIVLIAVITAPTVRQYYAYLTDTQCMRVGTQCWVFGAIAFLEALVCVKFGIDLFSQTEIWYVALWFLCMALITLLCLYGMVWFEQNKQQSTFLKDEDRDVSNSCSSSLDGSSDQIDSLGLSELIRQRKGLASNRVVSSEEEKEQ from the exons ATGGTAACCACAGGAGCTCGCCCTTCTTTCAAGAATGAAAAATCTAAGCTACATTTCCGAATGATAAATGAGCAACAAGTGGATGATATCTGCATCCACTTCTTCTACAAACCACACACCATCAGCCTTCTGACAGTTACCTTGCTCAGTCTGATGTACTTTGTCTTCACCAG GGACGATAAAAATCAAGACAACAACATCCGTGTTGGTGTGTTGGtggttgtttgtttcttcatgGTCGTCAGCGTACTGGCTTTTCCAAATG GACCCTTTATAAGACCTCACCCTGCAATATGGAGAATGGTGTTTGGTGAGTC GAATATTTTCTTCAGatacaaatcatttttaattcttgATTCTCACCAGATTCTCTTGTCTTTGACAGGTCTCAGTGtgctctacttcctgtttcttgtctttctcctcttcctcaatTGGAAACAAGTGAAGACTCTGATGTATTGGCTGGATCCAAATCTGCGCTTTGCCAAACGGGAAGTTGACACAATG GTATATGCTACAAACTGTTCTGACATAACATGGAATCGCATCATGAGCCAAGTGGACATCTTTGCATTCGCCCACTTCGCAGGATGGGCCATGAAGGCTCTGCTGATACGCAGCTACTTCCTCTGCTGGACAATCAGCATCACCTGGGAACTCACTGAG CTCTTCTTCATGCACCTTCTGCCAAACTTTGCAGAGTGCTGGTGGGACCAGTTGATTCTGGACATCTTGTTGTGTAACGGAGGAGGAATCTGGCTGGGGATGACAGCCTGTCATTCCCTGGAAATGAGGAGCTATCGCTGGGCCAGCATCAA aaaaatCCACTCGACCACGGGGAAGTTAAAGCGAGCCGTGCTTCAGTTTACACCGGCCAGCTGGACCTTTGTGCGCTGGTTTGATCCAAATTCCTCCTTCCAGAGACTGGCAGGAATCTACCTCTTTATGATCTTATGGCAG ctgACAGAGTTGAACGCGTTTTTCCTGAAGCACATCTTCGTCTTCCCGGTCTCTCACCCTTTCAGCTGGTGTCGCATCGTGCTAATTGCAGTTATCACTGCGCCCACAGTGCG GCAGTATTACGCATACCTGACAGACACTCAGTGTATGCGGGTTGGTACGCAGTGCTGGGTGTTTGG ggCCATTGCATTCCTGGAAGCTCTCGTTTGTGTGAAGTTTGGTATTGATTTGTTTTCCCAGACTGAAATTTGGTATGTGGCTCTCTGGTTTCTTTGCATG GCACTCATCACACTCCTGTGTCTGTATGGCATGGTTTGGTTtgaacaaaataagcaacag agcacatttttaaaagatgaggacagagatgttTCTAACTCGTGTTCCTCGAGCCTTGATGGAAGCTCAG accAGATCGATTCATTGGGACTTTCAGAGCTAATAAGACAGAGGAAGGGTCTTGCTAGTAACAGAGTTGTGAGCAGCGAAGAGGAAAAGGAACAATGA